One genomic region from Cucumis melo cultivar AY chromosome 9, USDA_Cmelo_AY_1.0, whole genome shotgun sequence encodes:
- the LOC103501656 gene encoding 60S ribosomal protein L23a encodes MAPKADSTKKADPKAQALKTAKAVKSGPTFKKKAKKIRTSVTFHRPKTLKKERNPKYPRISVTPRNKLDQYQILKYPLTTESAMKKIEDNNTLVFIVDIRADKKKIKDAVKKMYDIQTKKVNTLIRPDGTKKAYVRLTPDYDALDVANKIGII; translated from the exons ATGGCTCCAAAAG CTGACAGCACCAAGAAGGCTGACCCTAAGGCTCAAGCCTTGAAAACTGCTAAGGCAGTAAAATCTGGCCCAACATTTAAGAAGAAAGCCAAGAAAATCAGGACGTCCGTCACATTTCACCGTCCAAAGactttgaagaaggaaagaaatccTAAGTATCCACGCATCAGTGTTACTCCACGGAATAAGTTGGACCAGTATCAGATTCTTAAATACCCTCTGACTACTGAGTCTGCAATGAAAAAGATTGAGGACAACAATACTTTGGTTTTCATTGTGGACATTCGTGCTGATAAGAAAAAGATCAAGGATGctgtgaaaaagatgtatgacaTCCAGACCAAGAAAGTGAACACGTTGATCAG ACCTGATGGAACCAAGAAGGCATATGTTAGGCTGACTCCCGATTATGATGCTTTGGATGTTGCAAACAAGATCGGAATCATCTAA
- the LOC103501654 gene encoding psbP-like protein 1, chloroplastic: MASLQNSLFLNSLPQKLHGRFVCCRAGVSFLVRAEQAHGSSINGHACSSEDRLGRRQLLSGSAFITWISLADMNSMSFAAETKKGFLSVSDKKDGYSFVYPFGWQEVVIDGQDKVFKDVIEPLESVSVNLIPTSKEDIRDFGPPQQVAETLIKKVLAPSNQKTKLIEASEHDVNGKAYYTFEFVAQAPNYTRHALSTIAVANGKFYTLTTGANERRWEKMKDKLRTVVESFTISSV, from the exons ATGGCTTCTCTCCAAAATTCCCTCTTCCTCAATTCTCTTCCTCAG AAACTCCACGGAAGATTTGTTTGCTGCAGAGCCGGGGTCTCATTTCTTGTCAGGGCTGAGCAAGCACACGGATCTTCAATTAATGGCCATGCCTGCAGTTCCGAAG ATAGACTTGGGAGACGCCAGCTGCTATCTGGCAGTGCCTTTATAACTTGGATTTCTCTTGCAGACATGAATTCCATGTCAT TTGCTGCAGAAACAAAGAAAGGATTTCTATCAGTTTCAGACAAGAAAGACGGTTACTCATTCGTCTATCCATTCGGGTGGCAG GAAGTAGTCATTGATGGTCAAGATAAGGTATTCAAAGATGTAATTGAACCATTAGAAAGTGTCAGTGTGAATTTGATTCCAACCAGCAAAGAAGATATTCGAGATTTTGGGCCTCCTCAACAG GTAGCAGAAACTTTGATAAAGAAGGTTCTAGCTCCTTCTAAtcagaaaacaaaattaattgaaGCATCAGAG CATGACGTTAATGGGAAAGCATACTACACATTTGAGTTTGTAGCTCAAGCTCCAAACTACACTCGCCATGCTCTGAGCACGATTGCTGTTGCCAATG GAAAATTCTACACTTTAACAACCGGAGCAAATGAGAGAAGGTGGGAGAAAATGAAAGATAAATTGCGCACAGTTGTTGAATCCTTCACAATTTCAAGTGTTTGA